DNA from Massilia sp. KIM:
CATCGGCAGCAGCAGGAGCAGCTTCCGACGCGACCGCAGCATTTACATGCCTTCGAAATTCGGCTTGCGCTTCTCGAGGAAGGCCTTCATGCCTTCCTGCTGCGCCGGGGTGCCGAAACCGGCGTGGAAGTAACGGCGTTCATAACGCACGCCTTCGTTCAGCGGCATCTGGTAGGCTTGGTTGACGCAATCCTTGATCTGCATGGCGACCGACACCGGCATCTCGGCGATGCTCTGGGCGACCTTGAGCGACTCTTCCATCACGCTGTCGGCCGGGTAAACGCGCGACACCAGGCCGGTGCGCTCGGCTTCCGCCGCGTCGATCATGCGGGTGGTCAGCAGCATGTCCATGGCCTTAGCCTTGGAGATCGCGCGCGGCAGGCGCTGGGTGCCGCCGGCGCCGGGGGTGACGCCGACCTTGATCTCGGGCTGGCCGAACTTGGCGTTGTCGGCCGCGATCAGGAAGTCGCACATCATGGCCAGCTCGCAGCCGCCGCCCAGGCAGTAGCCCGACACCACGCCGATGACCGGCTTGCGGATGTCGAGGATGTGCTCCCAATTGCGGCCGATGTAGTCGTTACCGTAGGTTTCGCGGTAGTCGTAATCGACCATCGCCGCGATGTCGGCGCCCGCCGCAAACGCCTTGTCGCTGCCCGTCAGGACGATGACGTTGGTGCCCGGATCCTTGTCGAAGTGGCGGAGCGCGTCGCCCAGCTCGTTCATCATGTTGTCGTTCAGGGCGTTCATCGCCTTCGGACGGTTCAGGCGGACGACCGCAACTTTTCCGTGCTGCTCGATCAGCAGGTCTGCGTATTGCATAAAACACCCCTTTGGTGAAATGACACGTAATCCCGGATTGTAGCGCGACTGTTAT
Protein-coding regions in this window:
- a CDS encoding enoyl-CoA hydratase is translated as MQYADLLIEQHGKVAVVRLNRPKAMNALNDNMMNELGDALRHFDKDPGTNVIVLTGSDKAFAAGADIAAMVDYDYRETYGNDYIGRNWEHILDIRKPVIGVVSGYCLGGGCELAMMCDFLIAADNAKFGQPEIKVGVTPGAGGTQRLPRAISKAKAMDMLLTTRMIDAAEAERTGLVSRVYPADSVMEESLKVAQSIAEMPVSVAMQIKDCVNQAYQMPLNEGVRYERRYFHAGFGTPAQQEGMKAFLEKRKPNFEGM